From Halostella salina, a single genomic window includes:
- a CDS encoding M20/M25/M40 family metallo-hydrolase: MDEFADDGTADVRAFLDELLAFDTTGGDEAPAQAWLRERFESFGFDTYEWTADAEELAGHPSFPDDPAAIETADRPSVAGVVELGDPEAGPTLVLNGHVDVVPATRSAWGTDPFDPEWDGDCVTARGAADMKGGLTACVFAARRLAGRDDVDGRVVVESVAGEEEGGIGAAAAALSNPYPFERDAAIIAEPTELGVVAAVEGSVMKRLRLRGRAAHAATRWNGESVLPHFERIRRAFADLEAERDERVTHPLYEDYPVKWPVTVGTVEAGNWASSVPDELVAEVRIGVAPGETVAEVEAEFQDRLDSVVADSDWLREHPPTFERFSIQFEPAEVALDEPVVTAVRSAATDAGLDATPWGGTFGADSRHYQAAGIPTVLFGPGSIDQAHFPDEFVDVTEVTRAASVLADAAERFCRDGA; encoded by the coding sequence ATGGACGAGTTCGCCGACGACGGGACCGCGGACGTGCGCGCGTTTCTCGACGAACTGCTGGCGTTCGACACGACCGGCGGCGACGAGGCCCCGGCGCAGGCGTGGCTCCGCGAGCGGTTCGAGTCCTTCGGCTTCGACACGTACGAGTGGACCGCCGACGCCGAGGAACTGGCCGGTCATCCCTCCTTCCCGGACGACCCGGCCGCGATCGAGACGGCGGACCGGCCGTCGGTCGCCGGCGTCGTCGAACTCGGCGACCCGGAGGCCGGGCCGACGCTGGTGTTGAACGGGCACGTCGACGTGGTACCGGCGACCCGGTCGGCGTGGGGGACAGACCCGTTCGACCCCGAGTGGGACGGCGACTGCGTGACCGCGCGCGGTGCGGCGGACATGAAGGGCGGGCTGACCGCCTGCGTGTTCGCGGCGCGGCGGCTCGCCGGCCGGGACGACGTGGACGGGCGGGTCGTCGTCGAGAGCGTTGCCGGCGAGGAGGAAGGCGGGATCGGCGCGGCCGCGGCGGCGCTGTCGAACCCGTACCCCTTCGAGCGCGACGCCGCGATCATCGCCGAGCCGACCGAACTCGGCGTCGTCGCGGCCGTCGAGGGGAGCGTGATGAAGCGACTCCGACTCCGAGGTCGGGCGGCCCACGCCGCGACGCGGTGGAACGGCGAGTCGGTGTTGCCCCACTTCGAGCGGATCCGGCGTGCGTTCGCGGACCTGGAGGCCGAGCGCGACGAGCGCGTCACGCACCCCCTGTACGAGGACTACCCCGTGAAGTGGCCCGTCACCGTCGGGACGGTCGAGGCGGGCAACTGGGCGTCGTCGGTGCCCGACGAACTCGTCGCGGAGGTCCGGATCGGCGTCGCGCCGGGCGAGACCGTCGCCGAGGTGGAGGCCGAATTTCAGGACCGACTCGACTCGGTCGTCGCAGACAGCGACTGGCTCCGCGAGCATCCGCCGACGTTCGAGCGGTTCTCTATCCAGTTCGAACCGGCCGAGGTCGCCCTCGACGAGCCGGTCGTGACGGCGGTGCGGTCGGCGGCGACCGACGCCGGGCTGGACGCGACGCCGTGGGGCGGCACGTTCGGCGCGGACAGCCGCCACTATCAGGCGGCCGGGATCCCGACGGTGCTGTTCGGGCCGGGGAGCATCGACCAGGCGCATTTCCCCGACGAGTTCGTCGACGTGACCGAAGTCACGCGGGCGGCGTCGGTCCTCGCCGACGCGGCGGAGCGGTTCTGCCGCGACGGCGCGTAA
- a CDS encoding nitrite/sulfite reductase: protein MASDVEEWKDEVYGTDIRAHMERFAEEGWEAIPEDEHDAWFERFKWYGLYHQRAGQESYFMMRIGTPNGVLEPGQLRTIGEVAKEYSQGPVENPVFGNGWADFTTRQSIQLHWIRIEDMPEIWDTLNENGLETIQACGDSWRNIVGCPVAGKDKHEHVDALDTIHELHDTFKGNDDHSNLPRKWKVSVTGCEEGCGQGDINDLAFEPAEKEIDGETVTGYNVRVGGGLARNEPRFARNVDVFVRQERASDVAGGLSALFRDHGDRENRYNARIKFLVDEWGPEKVRETLQEDYVDFELETAGEDLREHYSYNAGTKDGHADHVGVHEQQDGNYYVGLNVLVGRMGADEVIELADLADEYGSGEARLTQRQNVILTDVPESELDDLLAEPLLEDYSPDPSPLMRGSIACTGTEFCSLSIIETKNRQVRYARWLKENVDLPDDVDDFHIHLSGCTASCAQPQIADVSLRGMKTRKDGEPVEAMDIGLGGGLGENPNFADWVTERVPADEVPGAIRNLVDNYADAREERVVPEEQREGDGEAVEYETFREFVVDRDEEELADLVEPEETDYDDPYMHNTKRTWYPYAEDDDMDASPAPTSVVDDGAAPADD, encoded by the coding sequence ATGGCTAGCGACGTCGAGGAATGGAAAGACGAGGTGTACGGCACGGACATCCGTGCCCACATGGAGCGGTTCGCGGAGGAAGGGTGGGAGGCGATCCCCGAGGACGAGCACGACGCCTGGTTCGAGCGGTTCAAGTGGTACGGCCTGTACCACCAGCGGGCCGGGCAGGAGAGCTACTTCATGATGCGGATCGGGACGCCCAACGGCGTGCTCGAACCGGGCCAGCTGCGAACCATCGGCGAGGTGGCCAAGGAGTACTCGCAGGGGCCCGTCGAGAACCCCGTGTTCGGCAACGGGTGGGCCGACTTCACCACGCGCCAGTCGATCCAGCTCCACTGGATCCGGATCGAGGACATGCCCGAGATCTGGGACACGCTGAACGAGAACGGGCTGGAGACGATCCAGGCCTGCGGCGACTCCTGGCGCAACATCGTCGGCTGTCCCGTCGCCGGCAAGGACAAACACGAGCACGTCGACGCCCTCGACACGATCCACGAGCTCCACGACACGTTCAAGGGCAACGACGACCACTCGAACCTCCCGCGCAAGTGGAAGGTGTCGGTCACCGGCTGCGAGGAGGGCTGTGGCCAGGGCGACATCAACGACCTCGCGTTCGAGCCGGCCGAGAAGGAGATCGACGGCGAAACCGTGACGGGCTACAACGTTCGGGTCGGCGGCGGCCTCGCCCGGAACGAGCCCCGCTTCGCCCGGAACGTCGACGTGTTCGTGCGGCAGGAGCGCGCTTCCGATGTCGCGGGCGGCCTGTCGGCGCTGTTCCGCGACCACGGCGACCGCGAGAACCGCTACAACGCACGCATCAAGTTCCTCGTCGACGAGTGGGGGCCCGAGAAGGTCCGCGAGACGCTGCAGGAGGACTACGTCGACTTCGAACTGGAGACGGCCGGCGAGGACCTGCGCGAGCACTACTCGTACAACGCCGGGACGAAAGACGGCCACGCCGACCACGTCGGCGTCCACGAGCAGCAGGACGGCAACTACTACGTCGGCCTGAACGTGCTCGTCGGCCGGATGGGGGCCGACGAGGTCATCGAACTCGCGGACCTCGCGGACGAGTACGGCAGCGGCGAGGCACGGCTCACCCAGCGCCAGAACGTCATCCTCACCGACGTACCCGAGTCGGAACTGGACGACCTGCTCGCCGAGCCGCTGCTGGAGGACTACAGCCCCGACCCCAGCCCGCTGATGCGCGGTTCGATCGCCTGCACGGGGACGGAGTTCTGCTCGCTGTCGATCATCGAGACGAAGAACCGCCAGGTGCGCTACGCGCGCTGGCTGAAGGAGAACGTCGACCTGCCCGACGACGTCGACGACTTCCACATCCACCTCTCGGGCTGTACGGCCTCCTGCGCCCAGCCCCAGATCGCCGACGTGAGCCTGCGCGGCATGAAGACGCGCAAGGACGGCGAGCCGGTCGAGGCGATGGATATCGGTCTCGGCGGCGGCCTCGGCGAGAACCCGAACTTCGCCGACTGGGTCACCGAGCGCGTTCCGGCCGACGAGGTGCCCGGCGCGATCCGGAACCTGGTCGACAACTACGCCGACGCCCGCGAGGAGCGCGTTGTTCCGGAGGAACAACGAGAAGGAGACGGCGAAGCCGTCGAGTACGAGACGTTCCGCGAGTTCGTCGTCGACCGCGACGAGGAGGAACTCGCGGACCTCGTCGAGCCCGAGGAGACGGATTACGACGACCCGTACATGCACAACACGAAGCGGACGTGGTACCCCTACGCCGAGGACGACGACATGGACGCGAGCCCCGCGCCCACGTCCGTCGTCGACGACGGAGCCGCGCCCGCCGACGACTGA
- a CDS encoding DUF7119 family protein — protein MTPDRSDDGSDGEPLPADRESPVGQPVVRGDAAVTGRHARDAVQFDPDDPDSLADAAETVRAFAENTVGGEDNVYMLRGAAACAALVRGEGSYKAAAERAGGEATVAFIRKWARVHDLPESIRRHVAMGDIAPTAAKHVARVAGNARFLVAFAVLDGGLTVREVRSVASAVNGGTPVEEALADHGVAVGELTTTLPPDTYQRLRREAALRNADPDELVAEALDQYL, from the coding sequence ATGACGCCTGACCGGTCGGACGACGGGAGCGACGGGGAGCCGCTGCCGGCCGACCGTGAGTCGCCGGTCGGCCAGCCGGTCGTTCGCGGGGACGCCGCAGTCACTGGCCGCCACGCCCGTGACGCCGTCCAGTTCGACCCGGACGACCCCGACAGCCTCGCGGACGCCGCCGAGACGGTGCGGGCGTTCGCCGAGAACACCGTCGGCGGCGAGGACAACGTGTACATGCTCCGCGGGGCGGCTGCCTGTGCCGCCCTCGTCCGGGGCGAGGGGTCGTACAAGGCCGCCGCGGAGCGCGCCGGCGGGGAGGCGACCGTCGCGTTCATCCGCAAGTGGGCGCGGGTCCACGACCTCCCGGAGTCGATCCGGCGGCACGTCGCCATGGGCGACATCGCCCCCACCGCGGCGAAACACGTCGCCCGCGTCGCCGGCAACGCGCGCTTTCTGGTCGCCTTCGCCGTGCTCGACGGCGGCCTCACCGTCCGCGAGGTGCGCAGCGTCGCCAGCGCGGTTAACGGCGGGACGCCGGTCGAGGAGGCGCTCGCCGACCACGGCGTCGCCGTCGGCGAACTGACGACGACGCTTCCCCCGGACACGTATCAGCGCCTCCGTCGCGAGGCCGCACTGCGGAACGCCGACCCGGACGAACTCGTCGCCGAGGCGCTCGACCAGTACCTCTGA
- a CDS encoding DUF7112 family protein: MTDRLPSDHDAVTTVRATLGTVGSTSRPRIEIPADAAHEFPADDVVRLVVDGTERHARIETALGDDRRVIPGAYDAPRLARDPGDAPNRLLAWVDATDAVSVGGSVLVDVVEDGFKYGVRAPGERVVYEATESPDEGLASIAEQLEDG; the protein is encoded by the coding sequence ATGACGGACCGCCTCCCCAGCGACCACGACGCCGTCACCACCGTCCGGGCGACCCTCGGGACCGTCGGGTCGACCAGCAGGCCCCGGATCGAGATCCCGGCGGACGCAGCCCACGAGTTCCCTGCCGACGATGTCGTCCGGCTGGTCGTCGACGGGACCGAGCGCCACGCCCGGATCGAGACGGCACTGGGCGACGATCGGCGCGTGATCCCCGGCGCGTACGACGCGCCCCGGCTCGCACGCGACCCCGGCGACGCGCCGAACCGACTGCTCGCGTGGGTCGACGCGACCGACGCCGTCTCGGTCGGCGGCTCCGTCCTCGTCGACGTCGTCGAGGACGGGTTCAAGTACGGCGTTCGCGCCCCCGGCGAGCGCGTCGTGTACGAGGCGACCGAGTCGCCCGACGAGGGTCTCGCCTCGATCGCCGAGCAGCTGGAGGACGGCTGA
- a CDS encoding DUF5807 family protein has translation MTDSKREAFLAGERPEDVAFYLAEDAVDDLGKLEGYGERVADGIVIVVDGDDGRNAFQAATGLDPMGFAKEAMGAESTIDADLEGGDCPEGDGAAHEARFVFAFAEEQNEEVGGIYADGDVIHAYAQCDCGEAYSQKWVVGER, from the coding sequence ATGACCGATTCGAAGCGCGAGGCGTTCCTCGCCGGCGAGCGCCCGGAGGACGTTGCCTTCTACCTCGCCGAGGACGCCGTCGACGACCTCGGCAAACTGGAGGGGTACGGCGAACGAGTGGCCGACGGCATCGTGATCGTGGTCGACGGCGACGACGGCCGGAACGCCTTCCAGGCCGCGACCGGGCTGGACCCGATGGGCTTCGCCAAGGAGGCGATGGGCGCGGAGAGCACCATCGACGCCGACCTCGAAGGCGGCGACTGCCCCGAGGGCGACGGCGCGGCCCACGAGGCGCGGTTCGTGTTCGCCTTCGCCGAGGAACAGAACGAGGAGGTCGGCGGCATCTACGCCGATGGCGACGTGATCCACGCCTACGCGCAGTGTGACTGCGGCGAGGCGTACTCCCAGAAGTGGGTCGTCGGCGAGCGCTGA
- a CDS encoding DUF6360 family protein, whose translation MADRLMKVNAYTTFDLIDATITGHDFETETLAVLNATSPRKHPDRVQLQFEADNMQEEHLPAHMAEVSFSPDEARELAADLEKHADKVEAAEE comes from the coding sequence ATGGCAGACCGACTGATGAAGGTCAACGCGTACACGACCTTCGACCTGATCGACGCGACCATCACCGGCCACGACTTCGAGACGGAGACGCTGGCCGTCCTCAACGCGACCTCGCCCCGGAAGCACCCCGACCGCGTGCAACTGCAGTTCGAGGCCGACAACATGCAGGAGGAGCACCTCCCCGCCCACATGGCGGAGGTGTCGTTCTCGCCCGACGAGGCCCGCGAACTCGCGGCCGACCTGGAGAAACACGCCGACAAGGTCGAGGCCGCGGAGGAGTAG
- a CDS encoding 30S ribosomal protein S6e has translation MASFKVVVSDPETGETYQREADDQDATRFLGRSLGEEVDGGAVGLDGYTLELTGGSDDAGRPLRADVDGPDLQEILSDGGTGFNPTREGERKRVTVRGSEISDAVAQINAKIVGRGDESVEDLLADEE, from the coding sequence ATGGCAAGCTTCAAAGTCGTCGTCTCGGACCCCGAAACGGGCGAGACGTACCAGCGCGAGGCGGACGACCAGGACGCGACCCGATTCCTCGGCCGGTCGCTCGGCGAGGAGGTCGACGGCGGTGCCGTCGGCCTCGACGGCTACACGCTCGAACTCACCGGCGGCTCCGACGACGCCGGCCGCCCCCTCCGCGCCGACGTCGACGGCCCGGACCTGCAGGAGATCCTCTCCGACGGCGGCACCGGCTTCAACCCGACCCGCGAGGGCGAGCGCAAGCGTGTCACCGTCCGCGGCAGCGAGATCAGCGACGCCGTCGCCCAGATCAACGCGAAGATCGTCGGCCGCGGCGACGAGTCGGTCGAGGACCTCCTCGCCGACGAGGAGTAA
- a CDS encoding DUF7544 domain-containing protein produces MPLHAIEAVDDAVEATRAFLWPIAPRKWAKLALVVLFAAGPGTNLSTVQFNAPTGGGTVPDDAVTGPDGAIDPLAVDESVWLVVGGVVAAALLLGLLFLFVGSVMEFVLVESLRRESVSVRAYWGRRWRQGVRLFAFRLLLALFVLGGAAVAVAAVAFPAVLGGVPELSLVAVLLLVPVAVLLAVLLGLVHGFTTAFVVPVMVLEDCGVLAAWRRLWAAIAANPVQFLAYAVVGFLLSAAGGVVVGVAVGVAAAALLIPFGVLGLFAFLLLMAAGPVGIAAFVVLGLLFVVAVLAAVALAQVPVITYLRYYALLVLGDIDDELDLIPERRAAVRDGDAVE; encoded by the coding sequence ATGCCCCTCCACGCGATCGAAGCCGTCGACGACGCGGTCGAGGCGACCCGGGCGTTCCTGTGGCCGATAGCGCCCCGGAAGTGGGCGAAACTCGCGCTCGTCGTCCTGTTTGCCGCCGGTCCCGGAACGAACCTCTCGACCGTCCAGTTCAACGCGCCGACCGGGGGCGGGACGGTCCCCGACGACGCCGTGACCGGGCCGGACGGGGCGATAGACCCCTTGGCGGTCGACGAGTCGGTCTGGCTCGTCGTCGGCGGGGTCGTGGCTGCCGCGCTCCTGCTTGGCCTCCTGTTCCTGTTTGTCGGGTCGGTCATGGAGTTCGTCCTCGTCGAGTCGCTCCGCCGGGAGTCGGTGTCAGTCCGGGCGTACTGGGGCCGACGCTGGCGACAGGGCGTTCGGCTGTTCGCCTTCCGCCTGTTGCTCGCGCTGTTCGTGCTGGGCGGGGCCGCAGTGGCGGTCGCGGCCGTCGCGTTCCCGGCCGTCCTGGGCGGCGTTCCTGAACTCTCCCTCGTGGCGGTCCTGTTGCTGGTCCCGGTTGCCGTTCTGCTCGCGGTCCTCCTCGGGCTGGTCCACGGGTTCACGACGGCGTTCGTGGTCCCGGTGATGGTACTCGAAGACTGCGGCGTCCTCGCCGCGTGGCGGCGGCTCTGGGCGGCGATCGCGGCGAACCCGGTGCAGTTCCTCGCGTACGCCGTGGTCGGGTTCCTCCTCTCGGCCGCGGGCGGGGTCGTCGTCGGTGTCGCCGTCGGCGTCGCTGCGGCCGCGCTGTTGATCCCCTTTGGGGTCCTCGGCCTGTTCGCGTTCCTCCTGCTGATGGCCGCTGGTCCGGTCGGGATCGCGGCGTTCGTCGTACTCGGGCTGCTGTTCGTGGTTGCGGTGCTGGCCGCCGTCGCGCTCGCGCAGGTCCCCGTGATAACGTACCTGCGCTACTACGCGCTGCTCGTGCTCGGCGACATCGACGACGAACTGGACCTGATCCCCGAGCGCCGCGCGGCGGTTCGGGACGGCGACGCAGTCGAGTGA
- a CDS encoding MBL fold metallo-hydrolase, with protein MDLRFLGGAREVGRSAVLVNDRLLLDFGMLADDPPRFPVETPEPDAVVVSHGHLDHVGALPALLSGDARPTVHWTPPTRELALTLARDTLKLHGGTLACPFTETDVKRLTQVSETHGYRESFEAAGHDVTLFDAGHIPGSAHVLVDDGDTRLLYTGDFHTHDQRLVSGTTARPDADVVVCESTYSDVEHEARATVEDRFVESVETTLWEGGTVVVPAFAIGRTQEMLLVCAANDIPCYVDGMGKDVTRMLLRHSGFVRDADALQRAKSHARFVTGRDGQRTRITDQQAAIVTTSGMLSGGPAMTYIPAIRANPTNTITMTGYQVEGTPGRDLLETGSAEIDGRRMPVSAGVERYDFSAHADRDGLLEFLDAYRDVTVLVNHGDRCGAFADELRGDGYDASAPRIGESHVV; from the coding sequence ATGGACCTCCGGTTTCTCGGCGGTGCCCGCGAGGTCGGGCGGAGCGCCGTGCTCGTGAACGACCGCCTCCTGCTCGACTTCGGCATGCTGGCCGACGACCCACCGCGGTTTCCCGTCGAGACGCCGGAGCCGGACGCCGTCGTCGTCTCGCACGGCCATCTGGACCACGTCGGGGCGCTCCCGGCGCTGCTCTCGGGCGACGCCCGCCCGACGGTCCACTGGACGCCGCCGACCCGGGAACTCGCGCTGACGCTGGCGCGGGACACGTTGAAGTTACACGGCGGGACGCTCGCGTGCCCGTTCACCGAGACGGACGTGAAGCGTCTCACGCAGGTGTCCGAGACCCACGGCTACCGCGAGTCGTTCGAAGCCGCGGGCCACGATGTGACGCTGTTCGACGCCGGCCATATCCCGGGGAGCGCCCACGTCCTCGTGGACGACGGCGACACGCGGCTGCTGTACACCGGCGACTTCCACACCCACGATCAGCGACTGGTGTCGGGAACGACTGCGCGCCCCGACGCGGATGTGGTCGTCTGCGAGAGCACGTACAGCGACGTGGAACACGAGGCCCGCGCGACCGTCGAGGACCGCTTCGTCGAGAGCGTTGAGACGACGCTCTGGGAGGGCGGCACCGTGGTCGTTCCGGCCTTTGCGATCGGTCGGACACAGGAGATGCTGCTCGTCTGCGCGGCCAACGACATCCCCTGTTACGTCGACGGCATGGGGAAAGACGTGACGCGGATGCTGCTCCGTCACTCCGGGTTCGTCCGCGACGCCGATGCCCTACAACGGGCGAAGTCCCACGCCCGCTTCGTCACCGGTCGCGACGGACAGCGAACGCGGATCACCGACCAGCAGGCGGCAATAGTCACCACCAGCGGGATGCTCTCCGGCGGCCCCGCGATGACGTACATCCCCGCGATCCGGGCGAACCCGACGAACACGATCACGATGACGGGGTATCAGGTCGAGGGGACGCCGGGGCGGGACCTGCTGGAGACGGGCAGCGCCGAGATAGACGGCCGCCGGATGCCGGTGAGCGCGGGGGTCGAACGGTACGACTTCTCGGCCCACGCCGACCGCGATGGACTGCTCGAATTTCTCGACGCCTACCGGGACGTGACGGTGCTCGTGAACCACGGCGACCGCTGTGGGGCGTTCGCCGACGAACTCCGCGGCGACGGCTACGACGCGAGCGCGCCGAGGATCGGGGAGTCGCACGTCGTCTGA
- a CDS encoding BtpA/SgcQ family protein, which produces MTFDATDADKPVVGMVHLPPLPGAPKSDGDLGAVREAALRDARRLAEGGVDALMLENFGDAPFYPDDVPEHVVASMTRVAGAVADAVDLPLGVNVLRNDAAAALSVAAAVDAAFVRVNVHVGARVTDQGVVEGRAHETVRLRERLDCDAAILADLDVKHSAPLARRDAAADDGVDPERVAEPVERGLADGVVVSGAGTGHAVPAERVAAVADARDEAGLDAPVVVGSGVSAANAADLFAVADGAIVGTALKEGGETTNPVDVARVERLVTAVDEAR; this is translated from the coding sequence ATGACCTTCGACGCCACCGACGCCGACAAGCCGGTCGTCGGCATGGTCCACCTCCCGCCGCTGCCCGGCGCGCCGAAAAGCGACGGCGACCTCGGCGCAGTCCGCGAGGCCGCGCTGCGCGACGCCCGCCGACTGGCCGAGGGCGGCGTCGACGCCCTCATGCTGGAGAACTTCGGCGACGCGCCGTTCTACCCCGACGACGTGCCCGAACACGTCGTCGCGTCGATGACCCGCGTCGCCGGTGCGGTCGCGGACGCCGTCGACCTGCCGCTCGGCGTGAACGTCCTCCGGAACGACGCCGCGGCCGCGCTGTCGGTCGCCGCCGCGGTCGACGCCGCGTTCGTCCGCGTGAACGTCCACGTCGGCGCGCGTGTGACCGACCAGGGCGTCGTCGAGGGGCGGGCCCACGAGACGGTCCGCCTGCGCGAGCGACTCGACTGCGACGCGGCGATACTGGCCGACCTCGACGTGAAACACTCCGCCCCGCTGGCGCGCCGCGACGCGGCGGCCGACGACGGGGTCGACCCCGAGCGCGTCGCCGAACCCGTCGAGCGCGGCCTCGCGGACGGCGTGGTGGTCAGCGGCGCTGGCACCGGCCACGCCGTCCCGGCGGAGCGCGTCGCGGCGGTTGCGGACGCACGGGACGAGGCGGGGCTGGACGCCCCCGTCGTCGTCGGGAGCGGCGTCTCGGCGGCGAACGCGGCGGACCTGTTCGCCGTCGCCGACGGGGCCATCGTCGGCACGGCGCTGAAGGAGGGCGGGGAGACGACGAACCCGGTCGACGTTGCACGGGTCGAGCGACTCGTCACGGCCGTCGACGAAGCGCGGTAG
- a CDS encoding MFS transporter, with protein sequence MTESRLLIWKYYAYRASSAAGFYLPVSILYLKDQGYSLAFIGLAQAVFSFGMLAAEIPSGYLGDRLGRRETLALGNALRATAMVAYVLAGSAVGILAVKALWAVGWAFRSGTQSALLYELLSTRFDESEYARIDGRGSTVLLVTSGTGAVVGGALYTVDAGLPFLVNAALALAGVLVLATFPCIECEAEDAEAFTVREAVEMLRIQAARPEVRWFVAYAALFAGLFGVTRTFEQPALDAVGVPVVGIGLLYAGFKAVSAVAASATGWLEATVGVRRTFGLLAPVFALAYAAVAVTPLALVPVLVLYRTTQTVIRPLRNQYLNDRLGDVGRATVLSGASMALSLASGAAKLLGGAAAGTTGAVGVLPWAGLTVAGLAAVLWLATSPVRSGTATASSPPATAADSG encoded by the coding sequence ATGACGGAGTCCCGGCTGCTGATCTGGAAGTACTACGCCTACCGGGCGAGCAGCGCCGCCGGGTTCTACCTGCCCGTCAGCATCCTCTACCTGAAGGACCAGGGGTACAGCCTGGCGTTCATCGGCCTCGCACAGGCGGTGTTCTCGTTCGGGATGCTGGCCGCGGAGATCCCGTCGGGCTACCTCGGCGACCGCCTCGGCCGAAGGGAGACGCTCGCGCTGGGCAACGCGCTCCGGGCGACCGCGATGGTCGCGTACGTCCTCGCCGGGTCGGCCGTCGGCATCCTCGCGGTGAAGGCCCTCTGGGCGGTCGGCTGGGCGTTCCGGTCAGGCACCCAGAGCGCCCTCCTGTACGAACTGCTGTCGACGCGGTTCGACGAGTCCGAGTACGCCCGTATCGACGGCCGCGGCAGCACCGTGCTGCTCGTGACCTCCGGCACGGGCGCAGTCGTCGGCGGCGCGCTGTACACCGTCGACGCCGGCCTGCCGTTCCTGGTGAACGCCGCGCTGGCGCTCGCCGGCGTCCTCGTGCTCGCAACCTTCCCCTGCATCGAGTGCGAGGCCGAGGACGCCGAGGCGTTCACCGTCCGGGAAGCGGTCGAAATGCTCCGGATACAGGCCGCCCGCCCCGAAGTCCGCTGGTTCGTCGCCTACGCCGCGCTGTTCGCCGGGCTGTTCGGCGTGACCCGGACGTTCGAACAGCCCGCGCTGGACGCCGTCGGCGTCCCGGTGGTCGGGATCGGCCTCCTGTACGCGGGGTTCAAGGCCGTCTCGGCGGTCGCCGCGTCCGCGACCGGCTGGCTGGAGGCGACGGTCGGGGTCCGCCGGACGTTCGGCCTGCTCGCGCCCGTGTTCGCGCTCGCGTACGCAGCTGTCGCCGTGACGCCGCTAGCGCTGGTTCCGGTACTCGTGCTCTACCGCACCACCCAGACCGTCATCCGTCCCCTGCGCAACCAGTACCTGAACGACCGGCTCGGCGACGTGGGGCGCGCGACGGTCCTGTCCGGCGCGTCGATGGCGCTGTCGCTCGCGAGCGGCGCGGCCAAGCTGCTCGGCGGAGCCGCGGCCGGAACGACGGGGGCGGTCGGCGTCCTCCCGTGGGCCGGCCTGACCGTCGCCGGGTTGGCGGCCGTACTCTGGCTTGCCACCTCGCCGGTCCGGAGCGGAACCGCGACGGCGAGTTCGCCGCCAGCGACGGCCGCCGACTCCGGGTGA